CCAAGGGCCAAGGGCGGGGAAGGGTGTTGGCTCTCGAGGTCATGGTGCCGAATATGGCCATACGCTCCCTGATACGGGACGACAAGGTCCACCAGATCTATTCCCAGATGCAGATGGGGCAGGAAAAGTTCGGCATGCAGACGATGAATCAGTCGCTGTTCACTCTGTACCACAAAAAACTGATCAGTCTGGATACCGCCATGTCCCGCTCCTCTGATCCGGACGAACTGAAGCAGATGATTGCCAATCCTGCAGCAGTTTTGCGACGACAGGTCAATGTCGGGGTGCAGAAGGCTTAATGGCAGAGGCTAATAGCTGGTAGTTGGTGGCTGGGGGCCAGAAAACCAGCAACTTTGAACTAGCAGCTGATTTTAAAGCAACGAGCAACGAGGTATGAAATGGCCAAATTCGCTTGGGAGGGAAGAACCCGCGGCGGGCAGGCGCAGAAGGGAGAGATGGAGGCGCCCAGCGAGGCTGCTGTAGCGGCCCAGCTGCGTCGTCAGGGGATCATGCCCGGAAAGATCAAGGAACGGGGCAAGGGCCTTGATAAGGATCTGAAAATCCCCGGATTCGGCGGCAAGGTGACCACCAAGGACCTGGTCATTTTCACACGCCAGTTCGCCACCATGATCGATGCCGGTCTGCCCCTGGTACAGTGTCTCGACATTCTGGGCCGGCAGATGGACAAGGATGTCTTCAAAAAAATCCTGGTCGAGGTCAAGGAGAGCGTGGAGGCCGGACAGACATTTGCCGATTCGCTGCGCAAGCACCCCAAGGCTTTTGATGATCTGTTCGTCAATCTGGTGGCGGCAGGCGAGGTGGGGGGGATTCTCGATGTGATTCTCAACCGTCTGGCGGCCTACCTGGAGAAAGCCCAGAAGCTGAAGAAGAAAGTGAAAAGCGCCATGACTTACCCGGCGACCGTTGTCGGGATCGCGCTTGTCGTCATCGCAGTCATTCTGTTATTCGTTATCCCTGCCTTTGAAAAAATGTTTGCCGATTTCGGCAGTGCCTTGCCGATTCCGACTCAAATCGTAATCAATCTAAGCAATTTCATCCAGAAATATATCATTGCAATCATTTTTGTCACCGCTATTCTTGTCTATGCAATCAAGCGGACCTATCGAACCAAAAAAGGGCGGGAATTCATCGACCGCAACGCCCTCAAGGCTCCTGTATTCGGGATTCTCATTCGAAAGGTGGCCGTCGCCAAGTTTACGCGCACCCTCGGAACAATGATTTCCAGCGGTGTACCGATCCTGGATGGCCTGGAGATCGTCGCAAAAACCG
The genomic region above belongs to Syntrophotaleaceae bacterium and contains:
- a CDS encoding type II secretion system F family protein is translated as MAKFAWEGRTRGGQAQKGEMEAPSEAAVAAQLRRQGIMPGKIKERGKGLDKDLKIPGFGGKVTTKDLVIFTRQFATMIDAGLPLVQCLDILGRQMDKDVFKKILVEVKESVEAGQTFADSLRKHPKAFDDLFVNLVAAGEVGGILDVILNRLAAYLEKAQKLKKKVKSAMTYPATVVGIALVVIAVILLFVIPAFEKMFADFGSALPIPTQIVINLSNFIQKYIIAIIFVTAILVYAIKRTYRTKKGREFIDRNALKAPVFGILIRKVAVAKFTRTLGTMISSGVPILDGLEIVAKTAGNRTIENAIYRVKQSISEGKTIAEPLEKAGVFPPMVCQMIAVGEQSGSIDTMLNKIADFYDDEVDDAVSNLTAMLEPMLMLFLGTTVGGLVIAMYLPIFKIAGTVGG